From a single Bacillus pseudomycoides DSM 12442 genomic region:
- a CDS encoding non-ribosomal peptide synthetase has product MKSSENKLSEVKKNLLRKLLQGTSNDSSEKIRPYPREGTIPLSYAQKRLWFLSQLYPNNHFYNVPYVIHFKGNLHIENLKKSTLMLIKRHESLRTTFQEIDGTPVQVIQEEYQIDIPDINLNHLSLEQREKVALEIIEKDIKTPFDIQKGPNVRAQIISLDNENHYFIFNVHHICFDGWSAGVFFKELSSLYESNIDKSLNNLSKLSIQYADYTFWQKELLEGGEYDRQLRYWEDKLNGDIHPITLPYDKLKKEQSFNGAIVPFYINSDVYQEIKSLSNKEGASIFMTLLAIFKLLLSRYSNQNDILVGTPIANRSHKELEGIIGFFANTLILRTDVSWELTFRELLERIQKVCLDAYSHQDLPFEKIVEELAPERDLNKNPLFQVMFNFYEAPDQIAFKGLQTNFIDFDNKTAKFDLQMEFVEKDEGLYGILEYNTDLFHKETIDRMIGHYQKLTEVIVRNPDLSIKDISFLLEEERNLLLDEWNETTSTYSDEKCLHQLFEEKVNQYPDDVAIIYEDQKITYRELNRRANALAMYLKQQGVSPDMGVGIYMRRSIDMVIAVIGILKAGGMYVPLDPNYPVERLEYISKESNLFHILMHSELDGYSNFHAVNKIYLDKIWDQLTLTDQNVKNDVNPQNLIYLIYTSGSTGKPKGIGMTHQAIVNLIEWQDKKWIYPGKVNSLQFSSLNFDMSCLEIFSTFNSGGTLVIPNESCIRDPYLLLQLILKQKIERASFPYVGFQQLCEVSNNVDPLEFNLREIIVTGEQLKLTPKIRSWIKGIKDCVLHNHYGPSETHVVTSYTILDVDKEDNLPPIGRPISNTKLYVLDKNLKLVPLGVVGELYISGDCLAREYLNRPELTKEKFIENPFCLESDEKMYKTGDLVRYKSDGNIQFLGRIDSQLKIRGYRIEPSEIESIINQFLGIKEVVVESKNNASGYPYLIAYYVTDGMKQIKNEEIESFLVDKLPDYMIPRFYVQLDAIPLTPSGKINRLILPDPNLKKLNYSEANILETETEKQMALIWSEVLGYEHIGREDNFFHLGGHSLIATQVISRIRKKFNIEIPLRGIFEYPVLKYYCKQLDKELLKERFILNNEILSIEKEKECPLSFSQERIWFFDQMEPGNSVYNLDYSIEITGEVDISLLEASLNFVVNRHEILRTTFQEVDGTPVQVIALESYIPVSYVDLRYISNDRVFEYARQLAAEEVNQPFNLAEGPLIRAKVYQLDLNRYILVVSMHHIVTDGWSMKLFGEELFSYYKSYGKNTISHVPKLPIQYKDFAYWQRKQKRGNLQKQLAYWKEKLSGELPILNMPSDYMRSQTRSFKGDQLSFAIEENLAAKLKTFSQEHGVSLFMTLITGFKGLLFRYTEQEDLIVGTPIANRNHKDIENLIGFFVNTLPLRTKLNSSMSWKELLNNIKQVTLEAYEGQDIPFEKLVNEIQPKRDLSKSPIFQVMFAFQNKPITTVDKITELSIQSINIEGNTSLFDISMSLEEKGEQIIGVVDYCSDLFKRDTIQRFINHYLILLEEIVWNVNQKVLETQMLSTEEMQKVIVDWNRTEYPFPEKMCVHKLIEEVVKRLPNHTAIMYQNKSITYWELNEKAEQMARFLKGKHVGPNTPVILCMDRSIDFIVSILGILKAGGAYVPLDPSYPQDRLSYMIKDSQASVILTSLKYENIFLQHKQEVITFENVPDQVDLTESVQKKLEEQDHSEHLAFIIYTSGSTGKPKGVPIKHQSIVNFIHYMTDFCEFTKDDRVGQYTSISFDLSVMDIFMTLVKGSTLVLSPNNVLSANEFSDWIEGNKISSICIPTAYWDFWVREISNEKVLLPSSLRMILVGGEKVSLATYKEWYEISGEIPCLIIYGPAETTCASTVYKPENQWNHEVVTELPIGRPIANTEVYVLNSNMQPVPIGVPGELYIGGVGLSPGYLNLHEKNEKHFVKHPFKEGKRLYKTGDKVKLLSNGQLVFLDRYDNQIKLRGFRIELGEIEKTLEQHSYIQKAIVILRDDVIEGQKQLVAYIQTREITEEINSYKLKEYMEKRVPNYMIPSYFVLVKEMPKSPNGKIDRKSLPKPKEETIKIDVQISPRNEIEVKLANIWMDVLNLRSISMNDNFFHLGGHSLLATQVISRIRTLFGIDVPLKNIFEYPTISQLEKVIKNMGLEKNEGKIVKRRRDLHRLQ; this is encoded by the coding sequence GTGAAATCAAGTGAAAATAAATTATCCGAAGTAAAAAAAAATTTACTTCGAAAGTTGCTTCAAGGAACCAGTAATGATTCTAGCGAAAAGATAAGACCATATCCGAGAGAAGGAACGATTCCATTGTCATATGCTCAAAAACGTCTATGGTTTTTAAGCCAATTATATCCTAACAATCATTTTTATAATGTTCCTTATGTTATTCATTTCAAAGGTAATCTTCATATTGAAAATTTAAAGAAAAGTACTTTGATGCTAATCAAAAGGCATGAAAGTTTGAGAACTACATTTCAAGAAATTGATGGAACTCCAGTTCAGGTTATTCAAGAAGAGTATCAAATTGATATTCCAGACATAAATCTTAATCATTTGTCATTAGAACAACGTGAGAAAGTGGCTTTGGAAATAATTGAAAAGGACATAAAAACTCCTTTTGATATTCAAAAGGGACCTAATGTTCGTGCTCAAATTATTTCTTTAGATAATGAAAATCATTATTTTATTTTTAATGTTCATCATATTTGTTTTGACGGATGGTCTGCAGGGGTTTTCTTTAAAGAACTTTCGTCTCTTTATGAAAGTAATATAGACAAAAGTTTAAATAACTTATCTAAATTATCGATTCAATATGCGGATTATACTTTTTGGCAGAAAGAATTATTGGAAGGTGGAGAATATGATCGTCAACTAAGATATTGGGAAGACAAGTTAAACGGTGATATTCATCCGATTACATTACCTTATGACAAATTAAAAAAAGAACAGAGCTTTAATGGAGCAATTGTTCCGTTCTATATAAATTCGGATGTGTATCAAGAGATAAAAAGCTTGAGTAATAAAGAAGGAGCTTCTATTTTTATGACCCTTTTAGCAATTTTTAAATTGCTATTATCTCGGTACTCTAATCAGAATGACATTCTGGTAGGAACTCCTATTGCCAATCGTAGCCATAAGGAATTAGAAGGTATTATTGGATTTTTTGCTAATACCCTTATTTTAAGAACAGATGTATCTTGGGAATTAACCTTCCGTGAATTGCTAGAACGCATACAAAAGGTTTGTTTAGATGCGTATTCCCATCAAGATTTACCATTTGAAAAAATTGTTGAAGAGTTAGCACCCGAGCGAGATCTGAATAAAAACCCGTTATTTCAAGTTATGTTTAATTTTTATGAGGCACCAGATCAAATAGCTTTTAAGGGATTACAAACTAATTTTATAGATTTTGATAATAAAACGGCAAAATTTGACCTTCAGATGGAATTTGTAGAAAAGGATGAGGGGTTATACGGGATACTCGAATATAATACAGATTTATTTCATAAGGAAACGATAGATAGAATGATAGGACACTATCAGAAGCTAACCGAAGTAATTGTGAGGAACCCAGACTTAAGCATCAAAGATATTTCTTTTCTTTTAGAAGAAGAAAGGAATCTTTTACTAGATGAATGGAATGAAACAACATCCACATACTCAGATGAGAAATGTCTACACCAGTTATTTGAAGAAAAGGTGAACCAGTATCCTGACGATGTGGCAATTATTTATGAGGATCAAAAAATCACATATAGAGAATTGAATCGACGTGCAAATGCTCTTGCTATGTATTTAAAACAACAAGGTGTAAGCCCTGATATGGGTGTGGGCATTTATATGAGAAGGTCTATAGATATGGTAATTGCAGTTATTGGAATTTTAAAAGCGGGAGGAATGTATGTACCTTTAGATCCAAATTATCCGGTTGAACGTTTAGAATATATTAGTAAAGAATCTAATCTATTCCATATATTGATGCATAGCGAACTGGATGGATATTCAAATTTTCATGCTGTAAATAAAATTTATTTGGATAAAATCTGGGATCAATTGACTTTAACAGATCAAAATGTAAAAAACGATGTTAATCCTCAAAATCTAATTTATCTAATTTATACATCAGGATCTACTGGTAAACCAAAAGGCATTGGAATGACCCATCAAGCTATAGTTAATCTAATTGAGTGGCAGGATAAGAAATGGATTTATCCCGGTAAAGTTAATTCACTACAATTTTCTAGCCTGAATTTTGATATGTCCTGTTTAGAGATTTTTTCAACATTTAATTCAGGCGGAACATTAGTTATTCCTAATGAATCATGTATAAGGGATCCATATTTGTTGTTGCAACTAATCTTAAAACAAAAAATAGAAAGAGCGAGTTTCCCTTATGTTGGATTTCAACAATTATGTGAAGTCTCTAATAATGTTGACCCGTTAGAATTTAACTTGAGAGAAATTATTGTTACAGGTGAACAGTTAAAACTTACTCCTAAGATTCGTAGTTGGATAAAAGGTATTAAAGATTGTGTATTACATAATCATTATGGTCCATCGGAAACTCATGTTGTTACATCATATACTATACTGGATGTTGATAAAGAGGATAATCTGCCACCAATTGGTAGACCAATAAGTAATACTAAGCTATATGTGCTGGATAAAAACTTGAAATTGGTTCCCCTAGGTGTTGTGGGGGAATTATATATATCTGGGGATTGCTTAGCCAGGGAATATTTAAATCGACCAGAATTAACGAAAGAGAAATTTATTGAAAATCCTTTTTGTTTAGAATCAGATGAAAAGATGTATAAAACTGGTGATTTAGTACGTTATAAATCTGATGGTAATATTCAATTTTTGGGTAGAATTGATAGCCAATTAAAAATTAGGGGATACAGAATTGAACCTAGTGAGATTGAATCGATAATAAATCAATTTCTAGGCATAAAAGAAGTAGTAGTTGAATCGAAAAATAATGCATCAGGCTATCCTTATCTTATTGCTTATTATGTTACAGATGGAATGAAACAAATTAAAAATGAAGAAATAGAATCATTTTTAGTTGATAAGTTACCAGATTATATGATTCCTAGATTTTATGTACAATTGGATGCGATACCTTTAACTCCTAGTGGGAAAATCAATCGTCTTATCTTACCAGATCCTAATTTGAAAAAGCTTAATTATTCTGAAGCAAATATACTTGAAACAGAAACTGAAAAACAAATGGCTCTAATCTGGAGTGAGGTACTTGGTTACGAACATATTGGTAGAGAAGATAACTTTTTCCACCTAGGGGGTCATTCTCTTATAGCGACCCAAGTTATATCACGTATCCGAAAAAAATTTAATATTGAAATACCTCTTCGTGGAATATTTGAATATCCGGTTTTGAAATATTACTGTAAGCAACTAGATAAAGAACTTTTAAAAGAACGTTTTATATTAAATAATGAAATCCTATCAATAGAGAAGGAAAAGGAATGCCCTTTATCTTTCTCACAAGAGCGTATTTGGTTTTTTGATCAAATGGAGCCTGGAAATTCTGTATATAATTTAGACTATTCAATTGAAATTACAGGGGAAGTAGATATTTCCTTACTAGAAGCGAGCTTGAATTTTGTTGTTAATCGACATGAAATATTAAGAACAACTTTTCAAGAAGTTGATGGAACCCCCGTTCAAGTGATTGCTTTAGAATCATATATACCAGTTTCATATGTTGATTTACGGTATATATCTAACGATAGGGTTTTTGAATATGCTAGACAGTTAGCTGCAGAAGAAGTAAATCAGCCTTTTAATCTAGCAGAAGGTCCTTTAATTAGAGCAAAAGTATATCAATTAGATTTAAACAGATATATTTTAGTTGTTAGTATGCATCATATTGTGACAGATGGTTGGTCTATGAAACTATTTGGGGAAGAGTTATTTAGTTATTATAAATCTTATGGTAAAAATACGATTTCTCATGTACCTAAATTACCTATTCAATATAAAGATTTTGCATACTGGCAAAGAAAACAAAAAAGGGGTAATTTACAGAAACAATTAGCATATTGGAAGGAGAAATTAAGTGGTGAACTTCCTATATTAAATATGCCAAGCGATTATATGAGATCTCAAACAAGATCCTTTAAAGGAGATCAGCTCTCTTTTGCAATCGAGGAAAATTTAGCTGCGAAATTAAAAACGTTTAGTCAAGAACATGGTGTCTCACTTTTTATGACTCTAATAACTGGTTTTAAAGGATTATTGTTTCGGTATACAGAACAAGAGGATCTTATAGTTGGGACTCCTATAGCTAATCGAAATCACAAAGATATTGAAAACTTAATTGGTTTCTTTGTGAATACATTACCGCTACGTACAAAATTAAATTCGTCAATGAGCTGGAAAGAGCTATTAAATAATATAAAACAAGTAACTTTAGAAGCTTATGAAGGACAGGATATACCATTTGAGAAGCTAGTTAATGAAATACAACCTAAGAGAGATTTAAGTAAATCGCCCATATTTCAAGTAATGTTTGCTTTTCAAAATAAGCCAATTACGACCGTTGATAAAATTACAGAGTTAAGTATCCAATCTATTAATATAGAGGGAAATACATCACTTTTTGATATAAGTATGTCATTAGAAGAAAAAGGAGAGCAAATAATAGGTGTGGTTGATTATTGCTCAGATCTATTTAAGCGAGATACAATTCAAAGGTTTATTAATCATTATTTAATTTTATTAGAAGAAATCGTGTGGAACGTTAATCAGAAGGTTCTTGAAACTCAAATGCTAAGTACTGAGGAAATGCAAAAAGTAATAGTGGATTGGAATCGAACTGAATATCCATTTCCTGAAAAGATGTGTGTGCATAAGTTAATTGAAGAAGTCGTAAAAAGGTTACCAAATCATACAGCAATAATGTATCAAAATAAATCTATCACTTATTGGGAACTAAATGAAAAAGCGGAGCAAATGGCCCGATTTTTAAAAGGAAAACATGTTGGACCTAATACTCCAGTAATACTTTGTATGGATCGTTCTATCGACTTTATTGTTTCAATTTTAGGGATTTTAAAAGCAGGCGGTGCTTATGTCCCACTAGATCCTAGTTATCCGCAAGATAGGTTATCTTATATGATTAAGGATTCTCAAGCATCGGTAATCTTAACTTCATTAAAATATGAGAATATTTTCTTACAACATAAGCAAGAGGTAATTACTTTTGAAAATGTACCAGATCAAGTTGATTTAACTGAGTCAGTTCAAAAAAAATTAGAAGAACAAGATCACTCTGAACATTTGGCTTTTATTATTTATACTTCTGGTTCTACGGGGAAACCAAAAGGAGTTCCAATTAAACATCAATCTATAGTAAACTTCATTCATTACATGACTGATTTTTGTGAATTTACAAAAGATGATAGAGTAGGGCAATATACAAGTATTAGTTTTGATCTTTCAGTTATGGATATTTTTATGACGCTTGTAAAAGGAAGTACCTTAGTTTTAAGTCCGAATAATGTATTATCTGCTAATGAATTTTCGGATTGGATTGAAGGAAATAAAATTTCTAGTATCTGTATTCCAACGGCTTATTGGGATTTTTGGGTTAGAGAAATATCTAATGAAAAAGTGCTATTGCCTTCATCTTTACGCATGATTTTAGTCGGAGGAGAAAAAGTTTCATTAGCAACGTATAAGGAATGGTATGAAATTTCTGGGGAAATACCTTGTTTAATTATCTATGGTCCTGCAGAAACAACGTGTGCTTCAACTGTGTACAAGCCCGAAAATCAATGGAACCATGAAGTTGTAACTGAATTGCCAATTGGACGGCCTATTGCAAATACGGAAGTCTATGTCCTGAATTCAAACATGCAACCAGTACCTATTGGAGTGCCGGGTGAGCTGTATATTGGTGGAGTTGGATTATCGCCTGGTTATTTAAACCTTCATGAAAAGAATGAAAAACATTTTGTTAAACATCCATTTAAAGAAGGGAAACGTTTGTATAAAACTGGAGATAAAGTAAAGTTATTATCAAATGGACAATTAGTCTTCTTAGATCGATATGACAATCAAATTAAATTAAGGGGATTCCGTATTGAACTTGGGGAAATTGAAAAAACACTAGAACAGCATTCATATATACAAAAGGCAATAGTGATTTTAAGGGATGATGTAATTGAGGGGCAAAAACAATTAGTTGCCTATATTCAAACAAGAGAGATAACGGAGGAAATAAATTCCTATAAATTAAAGGAGTATATGGAGAAGAGAGTCCCGAACTATATGATTCCGTCTTATTTTGTATTAGTAAAAGAGATGCCAAAAAGCCCTAATGGAAAAATAGATCGAAAATCATTACCAAAGCCAAAAGAAGAAACAATTAAAATAGATGTACAAATTTCACCTAGGAATGAAATTGAAGTGAAGTTGGCAAATATTTGGATGGATGTTCTTAATCTTAGATCGATTAGTATGAATGATAACTTCTTTCATTTAGGAGGTCATTCTCTTTTAGCGACTCAAGTTATATCGCGAATTAGAACATTATTTGGAATAGATGTACCATTGAAAAATATTTTTGAGTATCCAACAATATCTCAATTAGAAAAAGTCATTAAAAACATGGGACTAGAAAAAAATGAGGGAAAAATTGTGAAGAGAAGAAGGGATTTACATCGATTACAATAG